The following are encoded together in the Zingiber officinale cultivar Zhangliang chromosome 8A, Zo_v1.1, whole genome shotgun sequence genome:
- the LOC122011171 gene encoding transcription factor MYB120-like gives MEAEGGAHQAQESSTSPAEGGGEGERLQEPRKRRPWTAAEDALLLADVRAHGSGKWDAVTKRTGLARTSQSCRYRWFKNLLPGLKDGVAFSRDEEIRLCRLHAAFGNKWSRIAAQMEGRSASELSHYWFSYVNRCQRAGVSIYPPEVQQAAAGQSDFHRAELERNKSQTSSLLQQPPPPPYLLPVVYPNYPTVYPNYSAVVPTHPPQPLGAVYPVTMATAPPPPPPPPPPLIPGIEELEALPDSQFWPIFLALLNQDVEQGRQPQPPLVLSNQHVEQGKQPQPLSLQLEHATEFYEKNQLLASLLPQLNQNVEEGSQPQPPALPMENATEFYEEGRPLTSLPPLSTQNVEPGRQPHPSALLSETPMEFNKEDQPSTSLPPLPDQNVEQERQLQSPALPLEDATKLNEDGQPLSSLPPLSPLPPLSPLSSVWDQNVEQGMQPQSPALSFGYAPEFFDEFWGF, from the exons ATGGAGGCGGAGGGAGGAGCACACCAAGCGCAAGAATCGAGCACGTCGCCGGCGGAAGGAGGCGGGGAAGGAGAGCGGCTGCAGGAACCTAGGAAGAGAAGGCCGTGGACGGCGGCGGAGGACGCTCTGCTGTTGGCGGACGTCCGGGCTCACGGCTCGGGAAAATGGGATGCGGTGACGAAGCGCACCGGGCTGGCGCGCACCAGCCAGAGCTGCCGGTATCGGTGGTTTAAAAACCTCCTCCCCGGCCTCAAGGACGGCGTCGCCTTCTCACGCGACGAGGAGATCCGCCTCTGCCGCCTCCATGCGGCGTTCGGCAACAAGTGGTCTCGTATCGCCGCCCAA ATGGAGGGCAGATCGGCGAGCGAACTCAGTCACTACTGGTTTTCCTACGTCAACCGTTGCCAGCGGGCCGGCGTCAGCATCTACCCTCCGGAGGTGCAACAAGCCGCCGCCGGACAATCTGACTTCCACCGAGCAGAACTCGAAAGGAACAAGAGTCAGACTTCTTCTTTACTGCAACAGCCTCCGCCGCCGCCGTATCTGCTTCCCGTCGTCTATCCCAATTATCCCACCGTCTATCCCAATTATTCCGCCGTCGTCCCCACTCATCCGCCGCAACCACTCGGTGCCGTTTATCCTGTGACGATGGCAaccgctcctcctcctcctcctcctcctcctcctcctcttatcCCGGGCATAGAGGAGCTCGAGGCGTTGCCCGACAGCCAGTTTTGGCCGATCTTCCTGGCACTGTTGAATCAGGATGTTGAACAGGGGAGGCAACCACAGCCTCCGCTGGTACTATCGAATCAGCATGTTGAACAGGGGAAGCAACCACAGCCGCTGTCGCTACAGTTGGAACACGCAACGGAATTTTACGAGAAAAACCAGCTCTTAGCCTCGCTCCTACCGCAGTTGAATCAGAATGTCGAGGAGGGGAGTCAGCCCCAGCCGCCGGCGCTACCAATGGAAAACGCAACGGAATTTTACGAGGAAGGTCGCCCCCTGACTTCGCTCCCGCCATTGTCTACTCAGAATGTTGAACCGGGGAGGCAGCCACATCCGTCGGCGCTACTGTCAGAAACCCCAATGGAATTTAACAAGGAAGACCAACCCTCGACGTCGCTCCCGCCGTTGCCCGATCAGAATGTTGAACAGGAGAGGCAGCTACAGTCGCCGGCGCTTCCGTTAGAAGACGCGACGAAATTAAACGAGGACGGCCAGCCCTTGTCGTCGCTCCCGCCACTGTCGCCGCTCCCGCCACTGTCGCCGCTCTCGTCAGTGTGGGATCAGAATGTCGAACAGGGAATGCAGCCCCAGTCGCCGGCACTATCGTTTGGATACGCACCCGAATTTTTCGACGAATTTTGGGGCTTTTAA